From Deltaproteobacteria bacterium:
AATCCTTGGTCTGTGGTATGATTCCGGCGTGTGATCGTTGCCTTTCCGTGTGTTCCGTAGGCAGGCGCTGTGTTTGATCGAGGCCACCATATTACGTTCCTGTAACCCATTCATTCCTAAAACCAGAAAAGAGTTGAAAGCCATGGCAGAGATAAAGAGAATTGGGGTGATCGGTGCGGGCCTTATGGGGAGTGGCATAGCCCAGGTGGCGGCGCAGGCGGGATTCAATGTAGTCATGAGGGACGTGGAGGATAAATTTCTCGAGCGCGGTTTTAGCTCCATTAAAAAAAGTTTAAACCTCCTTTTGGAAAAAGGGAAGATAACCCGGGCGCAAAGGGAAGCGGCCTTGGGGAAAATCAAAGGAACCCTCTTTTTGGAGGAGGCCGGGATAGATGCTGATATTATTATCGAAGCCGCTCCGGAAAACCTGGAATTGAAGAAGAAGCTATTTAAAGAGTTGGATGAAATATGTCCGCCTCCAAGCATCTTGGCGACCAATACCTCTTCCTTGAGTATCACCGAGATTTCCACCGCCACCCGCAGACCTGATAAGGTCATCGGGATGCATTTTGCCAGCCCGGTCCAGGTAATGAGGGGCGTTGAAATTATTCGCGGCCTGGAAACCTCTGATGCAACC
This genomic window contains:
- a CDS encoding 3-hydroxyacyl-CoA dehydrogenase NAD-binding domain-containing protein is translated as MAEIKRIGVIGAGLMGSGIAQVAAQAGFNVVMRDVEDKFLERGFSSIKKSLNLLLEKGKITRAQREAALGKIKGTLFLEEAGIDADIIIEAAPENLELKKKLFKELDEICPPPSILATNTSSLSITEISTATRRPDKVIGMHFASPVQVMRGVEIIRGLETSDAT